A section of the Phaseolus vulgaris cultivar G19833 chromosome 8, P. vulgaris v2.0, whole genome shotgun sequence genome encodes:
- the LOC137823528 gene encoding protein NOI4-like translates to MAEKGRTLPKFGEWDVSDPSSGADFSVIFNKARTERKQCAKVHLPPTACNSPQYNPQLALRKSHYKRWLCCIKVSAEP, encoded by the exons ATGGCG GAGAAGGGTAGAACATTGCCTAAGTTTGGGGAATGGGATGTGAGTGATCCATCATCAGGTGCTGATTTCTCAGTAATCTTCAACAAAGCCAGGACCGAGAGGAAGCAATGTGCTAAGGTCCACTTACCCCCTACTGCTTGCAATTCACCACAATACAACCCTCAACTCGCTCTTCGCAAGTCCCATTAT AAAAGATGGCTCTGCTGCATAAAGGTATCTGCTGAGCCCTGA
- the LOC137823520 gene encoding fasciclin-like arabinogalactan protein 2 — protein MKNLLFLFPFLFLLLSSAASAAHNITRILEKHPGFSTFNHYLSATHLADEINRRQTITVLAIDNGAMNSLLDKHLSLPTLKNVLSLHVLVDYFGAKKLHQINNSTTLVSSMFQATGAAAGTSGYVNITNLKGGKVGFAAEDNDGSLHSFYVKSVQEFPYYISVLQISNPISSADAEAPTAAPSAIDLISIMSKQGCKAFADLLRGSKALPSFKESIDGGLTVFCPTDSAVNGFAPKYKNLTDSQKVSLLLYHGVPVYQSLQMLKSSNGIINTLATEGANKYDFTVQNDGEDVSLKTKVNTVSIIGTLIDQDPFVAYKINKVLMPRELFKASDVDEAPAESPKPPKKKTKKGGQGSSAADAPADGPASDSDDQRAADEDSNGVSGLHDVRLVALLSVVIGFLSL, from the coding sequence ATGAAGAACCTTCTCTTCCTTtttccctttctctttctcctCCTCTCCTCCGCCGCCAGCGCCGCCCACAACATCACGCGCATCCTCGAGAAACACCCAGGCTTCTCCACCTTCAACCACTACCTCTCCGCCACCCACCTCGCCGACGAGATAAACCGCCGCCAGACCATCACCGTCCTCGCCATCGACAATGGCGCCATGAACTCCCTCCTGGACAAGCACCTCTCCCTCCCCACTCTCAAAAACGTCCTCTCCCTCCACGTCCTCGTCGACTACTTCGGCGCCAAGAAGCTCCACCAGATCAACAACAGCACCACCCTCGTCTCCTCCATGTTCCAGGCCACCGGAGCCGCCGCCGGCACCTCCGGCTACGTCAACATCACCAACCTCAAGGGCGGCAAGGTGGGCTTCGCCGCCGAAGACAACGACGGCTCCCTCCACTCCTTCTACGTCAAATCCGTCCAAGAATTCCCCTACTACATCTCCGTCCTCCAAATCAGCAACCCCATCAGCTCCGCCGACGCCGAAGCCCCCACCGCCGCACCCTCCGCCATCGACCTCATCTCCATCATGTCCAAACAAGGCTGCAAGGCCTTCGCCGACCTCTTGCGAGGCTCCAAAGCGCTTCCCTCCTTCAAGGAAAGCATCGACGGCGGCTTAACCGTTTTCTGCCCCACCGACAGCGCCGTCAACGGCTTCGCCCCCAAATACAAAAACCTCACCGACTCCCAAAAAGTTTCCCTTTTGTTATACCACGGCGTCCCCGTTTACCAGTCCCTGCAGATGCTCAAATCCAGCAACGGCATTATCAACACTCTCGCCACAGAGGGAGCCAACAAGTACGATTTCACCGTGCAGAACGACGGCGAAGACGTGAGCTTGAAGACGAAGGTTAACACTGTGAGTATCATAGGCACCCTCATAGATCAAGACCCTTTTGTTGCCTACAAGATCAACAAAGTGTTGATGCCCAGAGAGTTGTTCAAGGCCTCCGACGTGGACGAAGCACCCGCAGAGTCACCAAAGCCTCCGAAGAAGAAGACCAAGAAGGGGGGGCAAGGTTCCTCCGCCGCCGATGCTCCCGCCGACGGACCCGCCTCGGATTCCGACGATCAGAGAGCCGCCGATGAAGACAGCAATGGGGTAAGTGGATTGCACGACGTGAGATTGGTGGCGTTGTTGAGTGTGGTGATTGGATTTTTGAGTCTATGA
- the LOC137823529 gene encoding uncharacterized protein — MGMVVVISLPFIIFCFILGFGCYFFGRARGRRDMQTNPQVYGMPAPPPGASASAANLDSHSKPDNTHNV, encoded by the coding sequence ATGGGCATGGTGGTGGTGATCTCTCTCCCTTTCATAATCTTCTGCTTCATTCTTGGCTTTGGATGTTACTTCTTTGGAAGAGCAAGAGGAAGAAGAGACATGCAGACCAACCCTCAAGTTTATGGCATGCCAGCTCCACCACCAGGTGCTTCTGCTTCTGCTGCCAATCTTGATTCCCACTCCAAGCCAGACAACACTCATAATGTTTGA
- the LOC137825873 gene encoding protein ACTIVITY OF BC1 COMPLEX KINASE 7, chloroplastic-like, whose amino-acid sequence MAMQGCYCHHVKLVTERRTLDSLSFSGSVSVNKLSKNTRIRTCDPSGNNQFAKLLLVRMRQTELPLPASKNGAANGREQKVVKMVRTTELVNRKTMSVNKMKTVNGSASKVNGENQVRKNLMTKTVKSRTRASKELPSLEELKILPSDEGFSWANENYSSWQRSIDVWSFVATLRIRILLDNSKWTYLRGFTEAKQKSRRRKTASWLRECVLQLGPTFIKLGQLLSTRSDLFPREFVVELAKLQDMVPAFSPKKARKFIESELGAPIDMLFKEFEDRPIAAASLGQVHRAILHNGEKVVVKVQRPGLKKLFDIDLKNLKLIAEYFQRNETFGGPLRDWIGIYEECATILYQEIDYINEGKNADRFRRDFRNIKWVRIPLVYWDYTALKVLTMEYVPGIKIDQVDTLTSRGYDRLRISSRATEAYLIQILRTGFFHADPHPGNLAIDVDEAIIYYDFGMMGEIKSFNRERLLELFYAMYEKDAKKVMQRLIELGALQPTGDLSSVRRSVQFFLDHLQSQAPDQQQTLSAIGEDLFAIAQDQPFRFPSTFAFVLRAFSTLEGIGYTLNPNFSFANIAAPYAQELLDIRQKQITAPQLVEEIRKQADDARSYTMSMPYRVQRIEEFTKQLEAGDLKLRVRVLESERAARKATTLQMATMYTVLGGTLLNLGITMSNQGNAAMGNGSFIAAGIFMTLFVRSMQRVKMLDKFEEMI is encoded by the exons ATGGCCATGCAAGGTTGTTATTGTCATCATGTGAAGTTGGTAACTGAAAGAAGAACATTAGACAGTCTAAGTTTTTCAGGCTCAGTTTCGGTCAATAAACTGTCAAAGAATACTAGGATAAGAACGTGTGATCCATCAGGGAACAATCAGTTTGCAAAGCTTCTGCTCGTGAGAATGCGTCAGACAGAATTGCCTTTGCCTGCATCAAAGAATGGAGCAGCAAATGGTAGAGAACAGAAAGTGGTTAAAATGGTACGCACAACTGAGCTAGTGAACAGAAAGACTATGTCAGTGAATAAGATGAAGACAGTGAATGGTTCAGCTTCGAAGGTTAATGGGGAAAATCAAGTGAGAAAAAACCTTATGACCAAGACAGTGAAGTCTAGAACTAGAGCTTCTAAAGAACTTCCATCATTGGAAGAGCTAAAGATCTTACCCTCAGATGAAGGTTTCAGTTGGGCCAATGAAAACTACAGCTCTTGGCAGAGGTCTATTGATGTTTGGTCTTTTGTTGCTACTTTAAGAATTCGGATTCTGTTGGACAACTCAAAATGGACATATTTGAGAGGCTTCACAGAAGCAAAACAG AAAAGCAGAAGGCGGAAAACTGCCTCATGGTTAAGGGAGTGTGTATTGCAGCTTGGTCCAACTTTCATTAAACTTGGTCAGTTGTTATCAACAAGGTCAGATCTATTTCCACGTGAATTTGTGGTTGAGCTCGCAAAATTGCAG GACATGGTTCCTGCCTTCTCTCcaaagaaagcaagaaaattTATTGAGAGTGAATTGGGAGCTCCCATTGACATGTTATTTAAAGAGTTTGAAGATCGACCAATTGCTGCTGCTAGTCTCGGGCAG GTTCATCGTGCTATTCTGCATAATGGAGAAAAAGTAGTGGTCAAAGTTCAAAGGCCAGGTCTGAagaagctttttgacattgatTTGA AAAACTTAAAGCTGATTGCAGAGTATTTCCAGAGAAATGAAACTTTCGGGGGTCCACTTAGAGATTGGATTGGAATATATGAGGAATGTGCAAC TATTCTGTATCAAGAAATTGATTATATAAATGAAGGAAAGAATGCTGACAGGTTCCGACGAGATTTTAGAAACATAAAGTGGGTTCGAATTCCT TTGGTATATTGGGATTATACTGCCTTAAAGGTGTTGACCATGGAGTATGTACCAG GTATCAAAATAGACCAGGTGGATACATTAACTTCGCGTGGTTATGATCGATTACGAATCTCTTCACGTGCTACTGAGGCATACCTGATTCAG ATATTGAGAACAGGTTTCTTTCATGCGGATCCTCATCCTGGAAATCTTGCAATTGATGTGGACGAAGCAATTATTTATTATGACTTTGGCATGATGGGAGAGATCAAATCTTTTAACCGAGAGAGACTGCTTGAACTTTTCTATGCTATGTATGAAAAGGATGCCAAAAAG GTTATGCAACGCCTTATAGAGCTGGGAGCCCTCCAACCTACTGGGGACCTGTCTTCA GTGAGGAGATCTGTGCAATTTTTCCTTGACCATTTGCAAAGCCAGGCACCAGATCAGCAGCAGACCCTTTCTGCAATTGGGGAG GATTTATTTGCAATAGCACAAGACCAGCCATTCCGTTTTCCAtctacctttgcctttgttCTGAGGGCGTTTTCAACACTTGAAG GTATAGGTTACACACTCAATCCAAATTTCTCCTTTGCAAATATTGCTGCACCCTATGCACAG GAACTTTTAGATATAAGGCAAAAACAGATTACTGCGCCACAGCTTGTGGAGGAGATAAGAAAGCAAGCAGATGAT GCTAGATCCTATACCATGTCAATGCCATACAGAGTCCAAAGAATAGAAGAGTTTACAAAGCAACTTGAAGCAGGGGATCTAAAACTTCGAGTCCGAGTGCTAGAG TCTGAAAGAGCTGCAAGAAAAGCAACAACTCTACAAATGGCAACAATGTATACTGTATTAGGAGGAACTCTGCTAAATCTTGGTATCACTATGAGCAACCAAGGCAATGCAGCTATGGGAAATGGCTCTTTCATTGCTGCAG GTATTTTTATGACACTGTTTGTGAGATCCATGCAAAGGGTAAAGATGCTTGATAAGTTTGAAGAAATGATATAA
- the LOC137825888 gene encoding uncharacterized protein — MVGLSLGEKHFIQGGIAHDLRCDGRKRLAYRPILVETGVIPQANGSARVRIGATDVIASIKAELGKPSLLQPDKGKASIYIDCSSTAEPAFEGRGGDELAAELSIALQDCLLGGKSGAGAGIDLSSLIVVEGKICWDLYIDGLVVSSDGNLLDALAAAIKAALCNTGIPRVQVAAGASNDEQPEVDVSDEEFLQFDTSGVPVIVTLTKIGRHYIVDATSEEESQMSSAVSISVNRQGHICGIAKRGGVGLDPSIILDMISVSKHVSEELINKLDSEIASAEAEEES, encoded by the exons ATGGTGGGTTTATCTCTTGGAGAAAAACATTTCATACAAGGTGGCATTGCTCATGATCTTCGATGTGATGGTAGAAAGAGATTGGCATATCGACCAATCCTGGTTGAAACTGGAGTGATTCCCCAG GCAAATGGTTCTGCTCGAGTCAGAATTGGCGCCACAGATGTCATTGCCAGTATTAAG GCTGAACTTGGAAAACCAAGCTTGTTGCAACCTGACAAAGGAAAGGCCTCTATATATATTGATTGCAGTTCGACTGCAGAGCCAGCCTTTGAG GGTAGAGGGGGTGATGAGTTGGCAGCAGAACTGTCAATTGCTCTTCAAGACTGTCTCTTGGGTGGTAAAAGTGGAGCAG GTGCTGGCATTGACCTTTCATCACTTATTGTCGTTGAAGGAAAAATTTGTTGGGATCTCTACATTGATGGGCTTGTTGTTAGTTCAGATGGAAATTTGTTGGATGCCCTAGCTGCTGCCATTAAG GCTGCTTTGTGCAATACAGGTATTCCAAGAGTCCAAGTTGCTGCTGGAGCATCAAATGATGAGCAACCAGAAGTTGATGTAAGCGACGAAGAGTTTCTGCAGTTTGACACATCTGGAGTCCCTGTCATAGTTACACTAACTAAG ATTGGGAGGCACTATATTGTGGATGCAACATCAGAAGAGGAATCACAAATGAGCTCTGCTGTTTCCATCTCTGTTAATAGGCAAGGGCACATCTGTGGCATAGCCAAACGAGGAGGTGTAGGGCTGGATCCAAGCATCATTCTTGATATGATATCTGTTTCTAAGCATGTAAGCGAGGAATTAATAAACAAATTGGATTCAGAAATTGCTTCTGCTGAAGCTGAAGAGGAGTCATGA
- the LOC137825889 gene encoding nudix hydrolase 2-like: MEAERVELLSAVEDQYGGVVVNVENHEPMDPKFFSSILEASMYNWRQQGKKGVWLKLPILHSNLVDSAVKAGFRYHHAEADYLMLVRWIPDTPDTFPANASHRVGIGAFVFNSEKEMLVVQERNGVFGGTGVWKMPTGVVNEGEDFCEAAVREVREETGIETKFVEVLAFRQSHKSFFEKSDLFFVCMLQPLSFDIQIQASEIEAAKWMPIEDYAAQPFVQGNENFDFVEKICSSKLDGNYTGFSNVCSCTSSGKKSYLYFSNRDASLLLASKKEQA; the protein is encoded by the exons ATGGAAGCTGAAAGGGTTGAATTGCTTAGTGCAGTTGAGGATCAATATGGAGGAGTTGTTGTAAACGTGGAGAATCATGAACCAATGGATCCtaaattcttctcttccataTTGGAAGCTTCAATGTACAATTGGAGGCAACAG GGAAAAAAAGGGGTCTGGCTCAAGTTGCCCATACTGCATTCAAATCTTGTTGATTCTGCAGTCaag GCTGGATTTAGGTATCACCATGCTGAGGCAGATTACTTGATGCTTGTGCGTTGGATTCCAGATACTCCTGATACATTTCCTGCAAATGCTTCACATCGCGTGGGTATTGGTGCTTTTGTCTTTAACAGCGAGAAGGAG ATGCTTGTGGTTCAGGAAAGAAATGGCGTATTCGGAGGCACAGGTGTATGGAAGATGCCTACAGGAGTTGTTAATGAA GGTGAGGATTTTTGTGAAGCTGCAGTTAGAGAAGTCAGAGAAGAGACAGGG ATAGAGACGAAGTTTGTTGAAGTTTTAGCTTTCAG GCAAAGCCACAAGTCATTCTTCGAGAAATCAGATTTGTTCTTTGTGTGCATGTTGCAACCTCTATCCTTTGACATTCAGATTCAGGCTTCGGAAATTGAGGCAGCGAAG TGGATGCCAATTGAAGATTATGCTGCCCAGCCTTTTGTGCAAGGAAATGAGAACTTTGACTTTGTTGAAAAAATATGCTCTTCAAAGTTGGATGGCAACTACACTGGTTTTTCTAACGTGTGTAGTTGTACTTCATCTGGCAAAAAATCCTATCTGTATTTTAGCAACCGGGATGCCAGCCTTTTGTTAGCTTCCAAAAAGGAGCAGGCTTGA
- the LOC137825872 gene encoding acetyl-CoA acetyltransferase 2: MAPAAAASSDDIKPRDVCIVGVARTPMGGFLGTLSSLSATKLGSIAIEAALKRANVDPSLVEEVIFGNVLSANLGQAPARQAALGAGIPNSVVCTTVNKVCASGMKAAMLAAQSIQLGTNNVVVAGGMECMSNVPKYLAEARKGSRLGHDSLVDGMLKDGLWDVYKDVGMGVCAELCADNHSLTREDQDNYAIQSFERGIAAQESGAFKWEIVPVEVSGGRGKPSTVVDRDEGIGKFDAAKLRKLRPSFKETGGSVTAGNASSISDGAAALVLVSGEMAVKLGLQVLAKITGFADAAQEPELFTTAPSLAIPKAISNAGLEASQIDFYEINEAFAVVALANQKLLGLNSEKVNVHGGAVALGHPLGCSGARILVTLLGVLKQKNGKYGVGGICNGGGGASALVVELL; encoded by the exons ATGGCGCCAGCAGCTGCAGCATCTTCAGATGATATAAAACCCAGAG ATGTTTGCATTGTTGGTGTTGCTCGTACCCCGATGGGGGGATTTCTTGGTACTCTGTCATCTCTATCTGCCACCAAACTAGGCTCCATAGCTATTGAAG CTGCTCTTAAAAGGGCCAATGTTGATCCATCCCTTGTGGAGGAAGTAATTTTTGGGAATGTTCTTAGTGCTAATTTGGGGCAAGCTCCTGCAAGACAAGCTGCTCTCGGAGCAGGAATACCTAATTCAGTGGTCTGCACTACTGTTAACAAAGTTTGTGCATCAGGAATGAAAG CTGCAATGCTTGCAGCACAGAGTATTCAATTAGGCACAAACAATGTCGTTGTGGCTGGTGGTATGGAATGCATGTCTAATGTACCTAAGTACCTGGCTGAAGCAAG GAAAGGATCGCGCCTTGGACATGATTCACTTGTTGATGGGATGTTGAAAGATGGGTTGTGGGATGTCTATAAGGATGTTGGGATGGGAGTGTGTGCTGAGCTATGTGCAGATAACCATTCATTAACAAGAGAAGACCAG GACAACTATGCGATTCAGAGTTTTGAACGTGGAATTGCTGCCCAAGAAAGTGGTGCCTTTAAATGGGAAATTGTTCCCGTTGAAGTCTCCGGTGGAAGGGGAAAACCTTCAACAGTTGTTGATAGGGATGAAGGCATAGGAAAG TTTGATGCTGCCAAGTTACGCAAACTTCGTCCAAGTTTCAAGGAGACTGGAGGTTCTGTTACTGCTGGCAATGCTTCCAGCATAAG TGATGGTGCTGctgcactagttttggtgagtggAGAGATGGCAGTGAAGCTTGGGCTTCAAGTTCTAGCAAAAATCACTGGATTTGCTGATGCTGCTCAg GAACCGGAGTTATTTACAACGGCTCCATCCCTTGCCATTCCCAAAGCCATTTCCAATGCAGGGTTGGAGGCTTCCCAAATTGACTTTTATGAAATTAATGAAGCCTTTGCG GTTGTGGCTCTTGCAAACCAAAAACTTCTTGGACTAAATTCG GAAAAAGTAAATGTACATGGTGGAGCCGTTGCACTGGGCCATCCTCTTGGTTGCAGTGGTGCTCGCATTCTGGTCACACTCTTGGGG GTACTGAAGCAGAAGAATGGGAAGTATGGAGTGGGTGGCATTTGCAATGGAGGAGGTGGTGCATCTGCCCTTGTTGTTGAGCTTCTGTAA
- the LOC137823530 gene encoding mitochondrial import inner membrane translocase subunit TIM10, whose product MAANISPSAFEKEQIFGMAEKEMEYRVELFNKMTQTCFKKCVDNRYKESELNMGENSCIDRCVSKYWHVNNLVGQLLGSGKPPM is encoded by the exons ATGGCTGCCAATATCTCACCTTCTGCCTTTGAAAAAGAACAG ATATTTGGAATGGCTGAAAAGGAGATGGAGTATAGGGTCGAATTATTCAACAA GATGACCCAGACCTGTTTCAAAAAGTGTGTTGACAATAG GTACAAGGAGTCTGAGCTAAATATGGGTGAAAATAGTTGCATTGACCGATGTGTTTCAAAATACTGGCAT GTGAATAATCTAGTTGGTCAGCTGCTTGGTTCTGGGAAGCCTCCGATGTAA